A stretch of DNA from Pirellulales bacterium:
GGCCGTGGCCGCCGGTTCGCTGGAAACAACCTGTCATCTCAAGGTTGAATCGGTCGAGCGCTTTAGCGGCGAGGTGAATCGGATTCGCGACGAGTTAGAAGCGGTCGGTCAGGATCAGGAGGTGTTTCTGGTCTGCCAGACCGACGCCGAGGTGAAGCGGCTTGAGGAATTGTTCGCCACCACGACGCTGGCCACCAGCGGCCGCCTTCATTTTCCCATCGGGCACTTGGCGCAGGGCTTTCGACTGGTGCCGGCGCGAACGCTGGCGCTCAGTTCGGCCGAGGTGTTTCATCGCACCGAGGTGGTGCGCAGCTCGCAGCGGCAGCTCGGTCGCATCATCGACAATTTCCTCGAATTGCGCGAGTCCGACTTGGTGGTGCATGTCAGCCACGGCATTGCCCGCTATCGAGGACTGAAACTCCTGGAGAAAGAAGATCAGGTCGAAGAACACCTGGAACTGGAGTTTCACGGCGACGTCAAGCTATATGTTCCGGTGTCGCGTATCGAGTTGGTGCAGAAGTATGTCGGCGGCACCAAGGCGCGCCCCACGCTGGCCCGCTTGGGGGGGCGCACCTGGATGCGCCACAAGCAACTGGCGGAAAATGCGGTCAACGATCTGGCAATTGAAATGTTGGCCCTGCAAGCGCGGCGACATTCGCGTCCCGGCATCGCTTTTCCGCCCGACACTGAGTGGCAAACGGAATTCGACGCCGCGTTTCCTTATTGCGAAACCAAGGATCAACTCGACGCGATCACCTGCCTCAAGCAGGAGATGCAGCTCACGCGCCCCATGGATCGACTAATCTGCGGCGACGTGGGCTACGGCAAGACGGAAGTGGCGATGCGGGCCGCCTTCAAGGCGATCGACGCCGGCTATCAGGTGGCGGTGCTGGTGCCGACAACGATTCTGGCGGAACAGCACCGGCGCACTTTCACCGGCCGCATGGCGGAGTATCCCTTCAATATCGCGGGCCTCAGCCGCTTTCTCACGCGCAAACAGCAAGACCGCGTGATCGACGGCGTGCAGTCCGGCGCGATCGATATTGTGATCGGCACGCATCGATTGGTGCAGTCGGACGTGCAGTTTCACAATCTGGGCCTGGTCATCATCGACGAGGAGCAGCGGTTTGGCGTCGACGCCAAGGAGCGACTCAAGGCGCTGCGCGAAGTGGTCGACGTGCTGACGCTCACGGCCACGCCGATTCCACGCACGCTGCATATGTCGCTCTTGGGCTTGCGCGACATCTCCAACTTGATGACGCCGCCCGAGGATCGGTTGGCGGTGGAGACTCGCGTCACGCGATTCAGCGAAGACCTGGTTCGCCAAGCGGTGCTGCGCGAGCTAAACCGTGACGGACAAATCTACTTTGTCCATAATCGTGTGAACGACATCGAGGTCGTCGCGCGGCGCCTGGGGCAGATTGTGCCCGAAGCCCGCATTGGCGTTGGCCACGGCCAGATGCCCGAGGGAGAGCTTGAGCAGGTGATGTTTGACTTTGTCAATCATCGCTTCGATTTGTTGCTAGCGACCACGATTGTAGAGAGCGGGCTGGACATCCCCAATGCGAACACCATCTTCATCGATCAGGCCGATCGCTATGGCCTGGCCGATTTGCACCAGTTGCGCGGACGTGTCGGGCGTTACAAGCATCGGGCCTACTGCTATCTGTTGATCGATCCGCATCAGAGCCTCAATCCGACTGCCGCCAAGCGATTGCGCGCCATTGAGGAGTTCAGCGATATTGGCGCCGGCTTCGCCATTTCGATGCGCGATTTGGAGATTCGCGGCGCCGGAAACATCTTGGGGACCCAGCAAAGCGGGCACATCGCGGCGGTAGGCTATGAACTGTATTGCGAACTGCTGGAAAAGGCGGTGCGACACCTCAAGAACCTGCCCGCCCGCGAATCAGTGGAAGTCAACGTGGCGCTGCCCGGCGAAGCGTTCTTGTCGAGAAGTTACGTCCCCGACATTCGCGCGAAGATCGACCTGTATCGCCGAATAGCGCGGATTACCAACTTGTCGCAGCTTGCCGATTTGCGCGCGGAGCTGATGGATCGTTTTGGCGAACCTCCCAAACCGGTCGAACGGTTGCTGGCGCTGATGGAGTTGCGCGTCTTGGCCCATCAATGGGAGGTGCAATCGCTGCATCTCGACGAACAATATCTGGTACTGGGTTACGTCTCGCGCAAGCGGATCAAGGCGCTGGCCGATAGCACCGGGGGGAGGCTGCGGATTGTGGACGACAAGAGCGCCTATTTGGCCCTGGGCAAATCCAGCCGCGATGCCGACGCGATTCTCGACATTGCCAAAGCGCTGTTGCAGCACGGACGCGCCTAAGTCTAAAATCCCGCCCGATTTCTGGCTCGAACTCCGCGCACGGATGGCAAAGCGGAACGGGCCGTGACGAGCGTGCCGCTGAGGGATCATGGCGTCGATGCTCATTCGACCAGCAAGGCGATGGCTTGCGCATGCGCTCTGCGTGTGCTGCGCGCTGTGCGCATCGGCAGTCGCCCAGAATGTGTATCCGCCGGGCGTCGATCCCTCACAACCCTTGCCGCTTCAGTCATTGCAACAAGGGTTGGGCGATCAATCGTTTAACATCAGCCCACCAACAGCCCCGACTTCGCCAGAGCGTCCGGCGGGTTGGGCGGGCAGTGACAGACCACGCCGAAAGGGAGAACTGCCAGGAACTTCGCTGGGCGGTATCGACAGCTTACGCCCTGGCGAGGCGGAGCGATTGGCCAATGAGTATCGCGCTCAAGCGCGGCGCGCCCCACGGCTTGGCGGCCCGGCTTCGAAAATTCCTTCGATCTATGGACCGGAGATGCAGGCCGTTCTCGGCATGCCGTATGTGCTGCCCAATTCAAAGCCAGGGCCGCTGCCCGTGGTAACCGGTGTGCGCCCCTTGAGCAGCGCATCACCGCGTTCGCCTGTGGAGGCCGCGGCGTTTCAAGCCCCGCTTGGCGCGGCTAAGAGCGCCCCGCAAATGACTGTTCCCACAGGCAACACCGGCGCGCGGCCGGCAACCGCCATGCCTGCCATGCGACCCACTGGCGTGCTCGCCGCTCCGCGAACGAGCATCCCCAAGGAATTCTCCGATCCCACAATCGTGATGGCGCGGGTGGATCAAGAGGTGATTCTGCTCGGCGATCTGATGATGAGCGTCAATGAGGTGTTGGAAAAGAACAAGGGAAAGATTCCGCCGGAGCAATTGGACGACGCCCGCCGGATGCTGATTGAGCAGCGATTGACGCCGCTGGTCGAGGTGAAACTTGCCTGCTGCGACGCGCATCGCGAAGTGCCCAAAGAGGCCATGGAGAAAATCCAGAAGAAGTTGTCCGAGGCGTGGGAGGACCAGGAATACAAGAAAAAGCTCAAGGCGGCGAAAGTCGACACGCGAGCCGAACTGGACGCCGAGTACCGCCGATTTGGCACCACGCTGGAACGGGAAAAGAAGTCGTGGATGGAGAGCGAGTTGGCGCGGCAATGGGTGGGACAACACATCAAGTTCGATGAAGAAGTCACCCACGAGCAGATGCTCGCCGCCTACCGCGAGCGGATTGCGGAGTTTGAGTTCCCCGCCAGCGCCCGCTGGGAGGAAATCAAGGTGAACATCGAGTCGCCCAGCGAACTGGCCGCGGCCTGGCGGGCCATCGGCGAGGCCGGCAACGCGGTCCTGGGAGGTGTGCCGTTTGGCGAGGTGGCCAAACGCGCTTCGCAAGGCATCACCGCCGAGGCAGGGGGCCAGCGCGATTGGACCAACCGCGGCAGCCTGGCCTCGACCAAGCTCGACGAAGCCTTGTTCGCGCTGCCGATTGGCCAGTTGAGTCCCATCATTGATGACGAGAAGAGCCTGTATATCGTCCGGGTGGTGGAGCGGCGCGACGCCGGCGTGACTCCCTTCCTGGAGGCCCAGGTCAAGATCAAAGAGCAGATTCATCAGAATCGGGTCCGCGCGCAGGCCGACGAGATCTTGGCCAAGATCCGCGATCGCTATCGCGTGTGGACCATTTTCGATCAGTCCGACGCGCAGAAGTTGCAGATTGAGGCCACGGCTCGGGCCCCGCAACAGCCGCCGCGCTGAGAGGGCCGACGTGCTAACCGCTTGCCGCGCCCCGGCTGGATGCGCGAGAATCTGTGTCATGAGGTTGCACTCACACTACCGGCATTGGCGCCGATGTGTGCTCCATTTGGCGCTCGTCCTGGGTGTGGCTTGCGCGGTTCGCGGCGTCGAACCAGCGGTTGCAGTCCCGGATGCCGAGTGGGACGCGGCATTCCAGCGCGCGCAGGGCTGGACCGGTGGCGATGCGATGTATTCGGTCGATCTGGCCAATGGCCACGTCCTTTGGCTGTTTGCCGACACCTGGATCGGCGACGTGCGCGACCAACGCCATGCGACAGGCTCGACGATGGTCAACAATACGCTGGCGCGGCAT
This window harbors:
- the mfd gene encoding transcription-repair coupling factor, coding for MTSLETPNATSDRLLSLVGRLEAVEGFADVLASLRSGHSATLDGVWGSSCALAAAALAGHASAPVVVVCAHPSDVDLFIDDLALFTMRRAASFPAAESLPGDRTYDAVFGERLRLLKDLASDDRPPIVVTSIQALLQPAPPPELIGRQTRRLRVGDELPVEPLLEWLVGNHYQSITAVQLPGEFALHGGILDIFANDWHAPARVELFGDQIESLRRFDVATQRSLAPVETLELTAIDPQGVYTGHLVDYLPPQSWFLLVEPSELDESGRHYLNRLDHPEHYHTTAETLKRIYQYPSVTAEAVAAGSLETTCHLKVESVERFSGEVNRIRDELEAVGQDQEVFLVCQTDAEVKRLEELFATTTLATSGRLHFPIGHLAQGFRLVPARTLALSSAEVFHRTEVVRSSQRQLGRIIDNFLELRESDLVVHVSHGIARYRGLKLLEKEDQVEEHLELEFHGDVKLYVPVSRIELVQKYVGGTKARPTLARLGGRTWMRHKQLAENAVNDLAIEMLALQARRHSRPGIAFPPDTEWQTEFDAAFPYCETKDQLDAITCLKQEMQLTRPMDRLICGDVGYGKTEVAMRAAFKAIDAGYQVAVLVPTTILAEQHRRTFTGRMAEYPFNIAGLSRFLTRKQQDRVIDGVQSGAIDIVIGTHRLVQSDVQFHNLGLVIIDEEQRFGVDAKERLKALREVVDVLTLTATPIPRTLHMSLLGLRDISNLMTPPEDRLAVETRVTRFSEDLVRQAVLRELNRDGQIYFVHNRVNDIEVVARRLGQIVPEARIGVGHGQMPEGELEQVMFDFVNHRFDLLLATTIVESGLDIPNANTIFIDQADRYGLADLHQLRGRVGRYKHRAYCYLLIDPHQSLNPTAAKRLRAIEEFSDIGAGFAISMRDLEIRGAGNILGTQQSGHIAAVGYELYCELLEKAVRHLKNLPARESVEVNVALPGEAFLSRSYVPDIRAKIDLYRRIARITNLSQLADLRAELMDRFGEPPKPVERLLALMELRVLAHQWEVQSLHLDEQYLVLGYVSRKRIKALADSTGGRLRIVDDKSAYLALGKSSRDADAILDIAKALLQHGRA
- a CDS encoding peptidyl-prolyl cis-trans isomerase, encoding MTVPTGNTGARPATAMPAMRPTGVLAAPRTSIPKEFSDPTIVMARVDQEVILLGDLMMSVNEVLEKNKGKIPPEQLDDARRMLIEQRLTPLVEVKLACCDAHREVPKEAMEKIQKKLSEAWEDQEYKKKLKAAKVDTRAELDAEYRRFGTTLEREKKSWMESELARQWVGQHIKFDEEVTHEQMLAAYRERIAEFEFPASARWEEIKVNIESPSELAAAWRAIGEAGNAVLGGVPFGEVAKRASQGITAEAGGQRDWTNRGSLASTKLDEALFALPIGQLSPIIDDEKSLYIVRVVERRDAGVTPFLEAQVKIKEQIHQNRVRAQADEILAKIRDRYRVWTIFDQSDAQKLQIEATARAPQQPPR